One Brevinematia bacterium DNA window includes the following coding sequences:
- a CDS encoding Crp/Fnr family transcriptional regulator, whose protein sequence is MDKADQRFEVRFNEGDIIFCEFEPGEEMYVIKEGKVRITKIQNNKEKTIDVIGPGEIFGEMALIDNDKRTATVIAETDVVLVRVDKGNFEMLAKNNPQWALKLIKNFSRRIYDARRKLRILSIKDVDTRVLETLIMLSEGIAKEDEKTVVINTSAEDIAHWCGISIREAEDILSRYARMAKISFEKEGIRINNINDLKRLSQNKQKL, encoded by the coding sequence ATGGATAAGGCGGATCAGCGTTTTGAGGTTAGATTCAATGAGGGTGATATAATATTTTGCGAGTTTGAGCCTGGTGAGGAGATGTATGTTATAAAAGAGGGTAAAGTCAGAATAACCAAAATTCAGAACAACAAGGAAAAAACCATAGATGTGATAGGCCCTGGTGAGATATTTGGTGAAATGGCCCTTATTGACAACGACAAAAGAACAGCAACTGTTATTGCTGAGACTGATGTTGTATTGGTGAGAGTTGATAAGGGTAATTTTGAGATGCTTGCAAAGAACAATCCTCAATGGGCACTGAAGTTAATCAAGAATTTTTCAAGGAGAATTTATGATGCTAGAAGAAAATTAAGAATACTTAGCATAAAGGATGTGGATACCAGGGTTTTGGAGACTTTGATTATGTTATCGGAGGGAATAGCTAAGGAGGATGAAAAAACTGTTGTTATTAATACTTCTGCCGAAGACATTGCGCATTGGTGTGGTATTTCAATTAGGGAAGCTGAGGATATTCTAAGTAGGTATGCTAGGATGGCAAAGATTTCTTTTGAGAAGGAGGGGATAAGAATTAATAACATAAATGACCTTAAAAGGCTGTCACAGAACAAGCAGAAGTTATAG
- the dnaK gene encoding molecular chaperone DnaK → MASKIIGIDLGTTNSVVAVMEGGKPVVIQNQEGSRTTPSIVGFTQKNEVLVGAPAKNQMIVNPENTIYSIKRFMGRRYEETEEERRRVPYKVIPYKDSVRVQTIAGEFSPEEISARILMKLKSAAEDYLGEKVERAVITVPAYFNDAQRQATKNAGIIAGLKVERILNEPTAAALAYGLDKEVSKRGKELKIAVYDLGGGTFDISILEIGEGVFEVRATNGDTHLGGDDFDRRIMDWLIDEFRKETGVDLSQDRIALQRIKEAAEKAKIELSSKMETEINLPFIAVVNSTPKNLIRTLTRAKFEALIRDLAEKTLKPCEDALRDAGLTINDIDEVILVGGSTRIPLIQNLVRDFFKKEPNKSVNPDEVVAVGAAIQAGILQGEVKDILLLDVTPLSLGVETLGGVMTVIIPRNTTIPVRKSQIFTTAEDNQTAVTIHVLQGERPLASQNRSLGRFELYGIPPAPRGVPQIEVTFDIDANGILTVYAKDLGTNKEQSIRITNSTNLTEEEIKRMVEEAQKHAEEDRKRKELIDLRNQADGVVYASEKLLKEQGDKMSQQDRLDLERAINRLREVISSEDANTIKKAMEEVTNVTYRISQELYRHAGPTSSASTSSSASSGATSSEKDEKVVDADYKVVDEDKR, encoded by the coding sequence ATGGCTAGTAAGATTATAGGTATTGATTTAGGGACAACAAACTCAGTTGTTGCTGTGATGGAAGGTGGCAAACCTGTTGTTATTCAGAATCAGGAGGGTAGTAGGACTACACCTTCCATAGTTGGATTTACACAGAAAAACGAGGTTTTAGTTGGAGCTCCTGCTAAAAATCAGATGATTGTTAATCCTGAAAATACGATATACTCCATAAAGAGGTTTATGGGTAGAAGATATGAAGAGACTGAAGAGGAGAGGAGAAGAGTTCCGTATAAGGTAATTCCTTATAAGGATAGTGTTAGGGTTCAGACCATAGCTGGTGAGTTTTCGCCTGAAGAGATTTCTGCAAGGATACTGATGAAGCTCAAGTCTGCAGCTGAGGATTATCTTGGAGAAAAGGTTGAGAGGGCGGTTATTACTGTGCCTGCTTACTTTAACGATGCTCAGAGGCAAGCTACTAAGAATGCTGGGATAATTGCTGGGCTTAAGGTTGAGAGAATTCTTAATGAGCCTACTGCAGCAGCACTTGCTTATGGCCTTGATAAAGAGGTTTCAAAAAGGGGCAAGGAGCTAAAAATAGCTGTTTATGACTTGGGAGGTGGAACTTTTGATATATCTATTCTAGAGATAGGAGAGGGTGTTTTTGAGGTTAGAGCGACAAATGGTGATACTCACCTTGGGGGAGATGATTTTGATAGAAGAATAATGGATTGGCTTATTGATGAATTTAGGAAGGAGACAGGGGTAGATCTTTCTCAGGATAGAATTGCTCTTCAGAGGATAAAGGAGGCGGCGGAAAAAGCTAAGATAGAACTTTCTTCAAAGATGGAAACGGAGATCAACCTTCCGTTTATTGCGGTGGTAAACTCTACTCCTAAAAATTTGATAAGAACTCTGACTAGGGCAAAGTTTGAAGCATTGATAAGGGACCTTGCGGAGAAAACTCTAAAACCCTGTGAAGATGCTCTTAGAGATGCAGGCCTTACTATCAATGACATTGATGAGGTTATACTGGTTGGTGGTTCTACGAGGATACCACTTATTCAGAACCTTGTTAGAGATTTCTTCAAGAAAGAGCCTAATAAATCGGTCAATCCTGATGAAGTTGTTGCTGTTGGTGCTGCTATACAGGCTGGTATACTACAGGGTGAAGTTAAGGATATATTGCTACTAGATGTTACGCCTCTTTCTCTTGGGGTTGAAACTTTGGGTGGGGTGATGACTGTTATTATTCCAAGAAATACTACCATACCTGTGAGGAAATCCCAGATCTTTACTACTGCTGAGGATAATCAGACTGCTGTTACAATACATGTTTTACAGGGAGAGAGACCTCTTGCTTCACAAAACAGAAGTTTAGGAAGGTTTGAGCTGTATGGCATTCCACCAGCTCCTAGGGGCGTTCCTCAGATAGAGGTTACGTTTGATATTGACGCTAACGGTATATTAACGGTGTATGCAAAGGATCTTGGCACTAACAAAGAGCAGAGTATAAGAATTACTAATTCAACCAATCTTACTGAAGAGGAAATAAAGAGGATGGTAGAGGAGGCTCAAAAACATGCGGAGGAAGATAGGAAGAGAAAGGAGCTTATTGATCTTAGAAATCAAGCTGATGGCGTGGTCTACGCTTCTGAGAAACTTCTTAAGGAGCAAGGGGATAAAATGTCTCAACAAGATAGACTTGACCTAGAAAGAGCTATAAACAGGCTGAGAGAAGTTATTAGCTCAGAGGATGCTAATACTATAAAGAAGGCTATGGAGGAAGTTACTAATGTAACCTATAGGATAAGTCAAGAGCTTTATAGACATGCTGGTCCTACTTCTTCTGCGTCTACTTCTAGTTCAGCTTCTTCTGGTGCAACCTCTTCTGAGAAAGACGAAAAAGTTGTTGATGCAGACTATAAGGTAGTTGATGAAGATAAGAGATAG
- a CDS encoding MutS2/Smr-associated SH3 domain-containing protein, giving the protein MKQEYFTDLEFDKLLEIVAGYCFTEEGRRKVLSLRPFAFTMKYSDAIQMVNYRHSVISKARLICSHIRIPSIPYEIVEIWKKASKEGSIILPKQIYEIYEFLRSFRELVLFIDNLSDEFEVLKELVEIDLEYFYEKFGEIEDVVRRSIDRDGAILRSASTRLDKILSEKERIETTVVRLLTNFVNEPENEEFLQEKFVTIRNNRFVIPVKMGYINAIDGFVQDISSTGHTAFIEPRFVQSYTVRYLELIDEERREVERILREITSRIGEISELADSIVEIIGRFDEIQALARYANTTNSNRPRLSSKPVVKLIDARHPFLRDPVPITVEIGDGEESFGGLIISGPNTSGKTVSIKTLGLLTVMALSGMLIPASGDSVIGYFDKILTDIGDSQSIEKNLSTFSAHIARVNEIVALADRNSLVILDELGTGTDPREGEALAVAILRFLSEKKAKIAVATHYALVKKLPLSCEYFRNAYMEFDGNTLKPLYRVVFGMPGSSNAILIASKLGLKDEIVQNALRVMVEGVDVYEKFVIEVQNERREIQKLKEELKEKIDELEKLRKEYKVKISELEEKLEKIRRKEVNSLLSDIYEAKTLVSKIRERLISEKVSQKELESMNQELMRVDLEMREGRRVSELVKVKEPKIGDRVLLGRFGQEGTISKIYGDGKVEVHVGKLKMITDVSDLFEP; this is encoded by the coding sequence ATGAAACAGGAGTATTTCACAGATTTGGAGTTTGATAAACTTCTAGAAATTGTAGCAGGATATTGTTTCACTGAAGAAGGTAGAAGAAAAGTTTTATCCTTGAGACCCTTTGCATTCACTATGAAGTATTCCGATGCAATACAAATGGTAAACTATAGGCATTCAGTTATATCTAAGGCTAGGTTGATTTGTAGTCATATAAGGATTCCTTCAATACCCTACGAGATTGTAGAAATATGGAAAAAGGCTTCAAAGGAAGGAAGCATCATTTTACCTAAGCAAATATACGAGATATACGAGTTTTTGAGATCGTTTAGAGAACTGGTGTTGTTTATTGATAACTTGAGTGATGAGTTTGAAGTTCTCAAAGAGCTTGTTGAAATTGATCTTGAGTATTTTTACGAGAAATTTGGTGAGATAGAGGATGTAGTAAGAAGGAGTATAGATCGTGATGGTGCGATACTAAGAAGCGCTAGTACTAGGCTTGACAAGATACTCTCAGAGAAGGAAAGGATTGAAACTACTGTCGTTAGGTTATTGACCAATTTTGTAAACGAGCCAGAGAACGAGGAATTTCTGCAAGAGAAGTTTGTAACTATCAGGAATAACAGGTTTGTTATACCAGTTAAGATGGGATATATTAATGCTATTGATGGTTTTGTGCAAGATATTTCTTCAACGGGTCATACTGCATTTATAGAACCTCGTTTTGTGCAGTCTTATACGGTTAGGTATCTTGAGCTTATAGATGAGGAGAGGAGGGAAGTAGAGAGGATTCTTAGAGAGATTACGTCAAGGATAGGAGAGATTTCAGAGCTTGCTGATTCAATTGTTGAGATTATAGGGAGGTTTGATGAGATTCAGGCATTAGCTAGGTATGCAAATACTACAAACTCCAATAGACCTAGATTATCCTCAAAGCCAGTTGTGAAGCTTATAGATGCCAGACATCCTTTTCTAAGAGATCCGGTTCCTATTACTGTTGAGATCGGTGATGGTGAAGAAAGTTTTGGGGGACTTATTATCTCTGGTCCCAATACCTCGGGTAAGACGGTTTCTATAAAGACTCTGGGTCTTTTGACAGTTATGGCTTTATCAGGTATGCTTATTCCTGCAAGTGGTGATTCTGTCATAGGTTACTTTGATAAGATTCTTACCGATATAGGTGATTCGCAGAGTATTGAGAAAAATCTTTCAACTTTCTCGGCACATATTGCTAGAGTGAATGAGATAGTAGCTCTTGCTGATAGAAATTCTTTGGTGATACTTGATGAGCTAGGGACGGGAACTGATCCTAGGGAGGGAGAAGCACTCGCAGTTGCTATTCTCAGATTTCTTTCAGAAAAGAAGGCAAAAATAGCGGTTGCTACACATTATGCGCTGGTTAAAAAGCTTCCGCTCTCTTGTGAATATTTTAGAAATGCTTATATGGAGTTTGATGGTAATACTCTCAAACCGCTGTATAGGGTTGTTTTTGGGATGCCGGGTAGTAGTAATGCTATTCTTATAGCTAGTAAGCTGGGATTGAAAGATGAGATAGTGCAAAATGCGCTGAGAGTTATGGTTGAGGGGGTAGATGTTTATGAGAAGTTTGTAATTGAGGTGCAGAATGAGAGAAGAGAGATACAGAAGTTGAAAGAGGAACTTAAGGAAAAAATAGATGAGCTTGAAAAGTTGAGAAAGGAATACAAGGTGAAAATAAGTGAGCTAGAGGAAAAACTTGAGAAGATAAGGCGAAAAGAGGTAAATTCACTACTTTCTGACATTTACGAGGCAAAGACTTTGGTTTCAAAAATAAGGGAGAGGTTGATTTCTGAGAAGGTTTCTCAAAAGGAGCTTGAGAGTATGAATCAGGAACTTATGAGGGTTGACTTAGAGATGAGAGAAGGAAGAAGGGTATCGGAACTTGTGAAAGTAAAAGAGCCAAAGATTGGTGATAGGGTGCTTTTGGGTAGATTTGGGCAAGAAGGAACTATATCCAAAATATATGGAGATGGGAAAGTGGAAGTACATGTAGGTAAGCTTAAGATGATTACAGATGTAAGTGATCTCTTTGAGCCTTAA
- a CDS encoding PilZ domain-containing protein: MSSSENVVNIMKFFVSSGKEVVLIIDDLKVKGSVVRMDDVYFYLKPTVLPDVQKFPYGVSCLIPYGKDLFFFNSETVKIEGDEICVMLPTSIVKKHHREYERYNVEGMLFASLNFVKEIDDKDFINRFPLAMRSMFAQGLSSVSYEDMLGKAIEILSAQFGAAVFIEEFSQLPWLKYCRYNRVGLIVPDMESGKFLEPMRVYGFASYGFFLEPQRRNILDAEVKVFVNYHTFKGFRAYIYVPIFVVDTLLGYIMIGSNETISTERFEDISKLMRILGIVDLVEQFFCYNRFFVLNEHRDYPIPVIDISFGGVKIKIDKHISYFINVGDTVKLYFKIGGKFFEFIGEVIRVGYEGGNFISAIKFLNMDKSEFLVIKRWFGGFERW; this comes from the coding sequence GTGAGTAGTAGTGAAAATGTTGTAAACATAATGAAGTTTTTTGTATCTTCCGGCAAAGAAGTAGTTTTGATAATAGATGATCTGAAGGTAAAGGGTAGTGTTGTTAGAATGGACGATGTATATTTCTATTTAAAACCTACTGTGTTGCCAGATGTACAAAAGTTTCCCTATGGTGTTAGTTGCTTGATCCCTTATGGTAAAGACTTATTTTTCTTCAATTCTGAGACTGTTAAGATAGAGGGTGATGAGATATGTGTAATGCTCCCGACTAGTATCGTCAAGAAGCATCACAGGGAGTATGAGAGGTATAATGTTGAGGGTATGTTGTTTGCAAGCCTTAATTTTGTTAAAGAGATAGATGACAAGGACTTTATAAATAGGTTTCCTTTAGCTATGAGGTCTATGTTTGCTCAAGGGCTGAGTAGTGTTTCGTATGAGGATATGTTGGGGAAAGCAATAGAGATCCTGAGCGCTCAATTTGGTGCTGCTGTGTTTATAGAGGAATTTTCTCAACTGCCTTGGTTGAAGTATTGTAGGTATAATAGGGTTGGTTTGATTGTGCCGGATATGGAGTCAGGAAAGTTTTTAGAACCTATGAGAGTGTATGGTTTTGCGAGCTATGGTTTTTTTCTTGAGCCTCAGAGGAGGAATATTCTTGATGCCGAGGTAAAGGTTTTTGTTAACTACCACACTTTCAAAGGTTTTAGAGCCTATATTTATGTTCCTATTTTTGTTGTTGATACTTTACTTGGGTATATAATGATAGGCAGTAACGAAACTATTAGCACTGAAAGATTTGAAGACATTTCTAAGCTTATGAGGATCTTAGGAATAGTGGATTTGGTTGAGCAGTTTTTTTGTTATAATAGGTTTTTTGTTCTTAACGAGCATAGAGACTATCCTATACCGGTAATTGACATAAGCTTTGGTGGCGTAAAAATTAAGATAGACAAGCATATCTCATACTTTATAAACGTTGGGGATACTGTTAAGCTCTATTTTAAGATAGGGGGTAAATTTTTTGAGTTTATTGGTGAGGTTATAAGAGTGGGGTATGAAGGTGGTAACTTTATATCTGCTATAAAGTTTTTGAACATGGACAAAAGTGAGTTTTTAGTTATAAAGAGATGGTTTGGTGGTTTTGAAAGGTGGTGA
- a CDS encoding outer-membrane lipoprotein carrier protein LolA: MKRLSVAFILLIACVIAFPATTADVAIRKLREAYSSVFSFSGSITIKIGSKTYSGTIKYKVPNKLKISFYSPSVIDMISDGTSIWIYIKGNNTVIKQPILSKKGGKLIYASEVINPYEKYDNEYIIVLDKYDDKTFSFTLKAKPDVFTTFSTAKLIAYKSGLISSISGITITRESLSIEIKYTGVNINIDDREFFFTPPADAQVLADIFQE; this comes from the coding sequence ATGAAGAGATTATCAGTAGCTTTTATATTGCTTATTGCTTGTGTGATAGCTTTTCCTGCAACTACCGCTGATGTTGCTATAAGAAAACTTAGGGAAGCTTACAGCTCTGTTTTCTCTTTCTCAGGGAGCATTACGATAAAGATAGGTAGTAAGACCTATAGTGGGACTATCAAATACAAAGTTCCTAACAAACTGAAAATAAGTTTTTACTCTCCTTCCGTAATAGATATGATAAGCGATGGTACTTCCATATGGATATACATCAAAGGTAACAATACTGTCATTAAACAGCCTATTCTTTCTAAAAAGGGTGGTAAACTAATATATGCTTCTGAGGTGATAAATCCTTACGAGAAGTATGACAATGAATACATAATTGTTCTAGATAAGTATGATGATAAAACTTTTTCATTTACTCTCAAGGCAAAACCTGATGTTTTTACTACATTTAGTACTGCCAAACTTATAGCCTACAAAAGTGGATTAATTTCTTCAATTTCTGGTATAACTATAACCCGTGAGAGTCTATCAATAGAGATTAAATACACTGGTGTCAATATTAACATTGATGATAGGGAATTCTTCTTTACTCCTCCGGCTGATGCTCAGGTTCTTGCAGATATATTTCAAGAGTAG
- a CDS encoding nucleotide exchange factor GrpE, translating to MEGMEKEVRDETGYIYSEKEVGKGNMEGSSEVVDSVNVEVGKDGERFGGGEGGENSMDKNVSDKVKQIKEFILSLKQQIEERDRRIKEYEELVRRIAADFDNYKKKVSKEKVEYIRFANKDLVLDLLPIIDNFDRAISAIENSNLDNSAKDLFVGIKLIRKELMNVLLKYGVVSVDVEGKIFDPNISEVIEVEEVESNEGEDKDVVVKEYLKAYKMYDQVIRHAKVKVQKRRRKTEKQSDISFQENKQEDKFEDVGGGGDENVSPSS from the coding sequence ATGGAGGGGATGGAGAAAGAAGTTAGGGATGAAACTGGGTATATTTATAGTGAAAAAGAGGTAGGAAAAGGTAATATGGAGGGTAGTTCTGAAGTAGTGGATAGTGTTAATGTGGAAGTTGGTAAGGATGGTGAGAGATTTGGAGGTGGGGAGGGTGGTGAGAATAGTATGGATAAGAATGTGAGTGATAAGGTTAAGCAGATTAAAGAGTTTATACTTTCGCTAAAGCAGCAGATAGAGGAGAGGGATAGAAGGATAAAGGAGTATGAGGAGTTGGTAAGAAGGATAGCTGCAGACTTTGATAACTACAAGAAGAAGGTTAGTAAGGAGAAGGTTGAGTATATTAGATTTGCTAATAAAGATTTGGTGTTGGATTTGCTTCCTATAATTGACAATTTTGATAGAGCTATTTCGGCTATAGAAAATTCTAATCTTGATAATAGTGCTAAAGATCTGTTTGTTGGAATAAAGCTTATACGCAAGGAGCTTATGAATGTTCTTCTTAAATATGGCGTTGTGAGTGTTGACGTAGAGGGTAAGATCTTTGATCCTAATATTAGTGAGGTTATAGAGGTTGAGGAGGTTGAGTCTAATGAAGGTGAGGATAAGGATGTGGTGGTTAAGGAGTATTTGAAGGCATACAAGATGTATGATCAGGTTATAAGGCATGCTAAAGTTAAAGTTCAGAAGAGAAGGAGAAAGACTGAGAAGCAGAGTGATATTTCTTTTCAAGAGAATAAGCAAGAAGATAAATTTGAGGATGTAGGAGGTGGTGGAGATGAAAATGTTTCTCCTTCTTCGTAG
- a CDS encoding dihydroorotate dehydrogenase, with protein MLDFSPTVSGVYFKNPILLASGTASFGIELTKLYDVSIVGGIVLKTITLEERVGNEPPRIVECSGGMLNSIGLANPGLRKFKEEILPEVVRSVSTNIIVSVAGESVGEFREIVEEVSTLEGVSVIELNLSCPNVEEGGITFDSKEGNVREVVRIVRKVSKKPFWVKLSPNVPDIVRNAVISQEEGADGITAINTILGMKIDPESGKPVFKNIFAGYSGPCIKPIALRYVYEICRKVSIPVIGVGGVSSYEDVLEFMWAGAKLVQIGTSNFVDPTLPETIIEKIREFEDSLSHGET; from the coding sequence ATGTTGGATTTTTCACCAACTGTTAGCGGAGTATATTTTAAAAACCCTATACTCTTAGCGTCAGGAACTGCATCTTTTGGTATAGAACTTACGAAGCTGTACGATGTTTCCATTGTTGGCGGAATTGTGCTTAAGACTATAACTCTTGAAGAAAGAGTAGGAAATGAGCCTCCAAGGATTGTAGAGTGTAGTGGAGGAATGTTGAACTCTATAGGGCTTGCTAATCCTGGGCTTAGAAAGTTCAAGGAGGAAATACTGCCCGAGGTTGTTAGGAGTGTAAGTACCAACATTATAGTTAGCGTAGCTGGTGAAAGTGTTGGTGAATTTAGAGAGATAGTGGAAGAAGTTTCTACTTTAGAGGGAGTCAGTGTCATTGAGCTAAATCTTTCATGTCCGAATGTTGAGGAGGGAGGAATTACTTTTGATAGCAAAGAGGGGAATGTTAGAGAGGTTGTTAGGATTGTTAGAAAGGTTAGTAAGAAGCCTTTTTGGGTTAAACTCAGTCCAAATGTTCCTGATATTGTTAGGAATGCGGTAATCTCTCAAGAAGAGGGGGCTGATGGAATAACCGCAATAAATACAATATTGGGTATGAAGATAGACCCAGAGAGTGGTAAGCCTGTCTTCAAGAACATATTTGCTGGATATTCTGGGCCGTGTATAAAGCCTATTGCTCTTAGGTATGTCTATGAGATATGTAGAAAAGTGTCAATACCAGTGATAGGTGTAGGAGGAGTCTCATCTTATGAGGATGTTTTGGAGTTTATGTGGGCTGGGGCAAAACTTGTGCAGATAGGTACCTCAAACTTTGTGGATCCAACATTACCAGAAACTATAATTGAGAAAATACGTGAGTTTGAGGATAGCTTAAGTCACGGTGAAACTTGA
- a CDS encoding HEAT repeat domain-containing protein, with product MRQLYCLIVVVSLLLLSILGFAVHNYPEKKDLEKYFESLPINENSIDELCNAAMNSDDEVVKTLAIRRLGDMFEKGAKKSISEKHYKKVIDTLIAGLEEGNDRIVRVGARQVNPFWEVRSAAANALAKVNDPSTVPNMIKALRYDQDPIVKRNVALGLGKMKAKEAVPALIDVLETTPDQGLAADIVKALGEIGDRRAFGALIKVIRGNFMPKVKEMAQESLEKIQWAEEPEEVIR from the coding sequence ATGAGGCAACTTTACTGTTTAATCGTTGTTGTAAGTCTTCTCTTGTTGAGTATTCTTGGATTTGCTGTTCACAACTACCCTGAAAAGAAGGACTTGGAAAAATATTTTGAGAGCCTTCCTATTAACGAAAATTCAATTGACGAGCTATGCAATGCTGCTATGAATAGTGATGATGAAGTTGTCAAAACCTTGGCTATAAGAAGGCTCGGTGATATGTTTGAGAAAGGTGCTAAAAAAAGTATTTCTGAGAAGCATTATAAGAAGGTTATAGATACTCTTATTGCAGGCCTTGAGGAAGGAAATGATAGGATAGTCAGGGTTGGGGCTAGACAGGTAAATCCTTTCTGGGAGGTTAGGTCGGCTGCAGCTAATGCTCTTGCGAAAGTAAATGACCCATCAACAGTGCCAAACATGATTAAGGCTCTTAGGTATGATCAAGACCCAATAGTAAAAAGAAATGTTGCCTTGGGGTTAGGGAAAATGAAAGCTAAGGAGGCAGTTCCAGCTTTGATAGATGTCCTAGAAACAACTCCTGATCAGGGACTTGCAGCAGATATTGTTAAGGCTTTGGGAGAAATTGGCGATAGAAGAGCCTTTGGTGCTCTAATTAAAGTCATACGAGGAAATTTCATGCCTAAAGTCAAAGAAATGGCTCAAGAGTCTCTTGAAAAAATACAATGGGCTGAAGAGCCAGAAGAAGTTATAAGATAA
- a CDS encoding CBS domain-containing protein, whose translation MELSKMKVKDLMVSPVYHVGLKDPLTKAVDKMIKTKTSGVIVMDKDKPVGIVYATDLVKYIFAPEKAKDITVEEVIEKQEEVVLQENMLIKDALKIMLSKNKRKLPVINDKGEIVGVFSMVDVVKYFVELL comes from the coding sequence ATGGAGCTATCAAAAATGAAGGTAAAAGATCTTATGGTCTCACCAGTATACCATGTAGGACTTAAGGACCCCCTAACAAAAGCAGTAGATAAAATGATAAAAACGAAAACAAGCGGAGTTATAGTTATGGACAAAGATAAACCTGTGGGAATAGTATACGCTACTGATCTTGTAAAGTATATATTCGCTCCAGAGAAAGCTAAAGACATAACAGTTGAAGAAGTAATAGAAAAACAAGAGGAGGTAGTATTGCAAGAAAATATGCTTATAAAAGATGCCTTAAAAATCATGCTATCCAAGAATAAACGTAAACTACCCGTCATCAACGACAAGGGAGAAATTGTAGGCGTTTTCAGTATGGTAGATGTTGTGAAATACTTTGTGGAGCTACTTTAA
- a CDS encoding type II secretion system F family protein, producing MFFRYKCISDSGEKVEGIIEASDRSSAVIELKKIFSLVLELKEEKVIRRARRISKKDLITFTDVLSISINAGLPIVKALELAGANVQNKTFREVSNLIISAVRSGKLLSEALSMHPDVFDTLYVSVVRAGESSGELSQAFDSLSKYLEKSFNIASKIKSAMTYPIIILAVAVGVVMFFLTSIVPKFSEIYSYYATELPEITQITISVGNFMKANALYVLFVLGVGGFLFSYLYRNFEEFRNLLQRLLIGVIPVLGNFLLKSEIERFSRVMSVMLVNKVMILEALETSLGVMRIVFLKRAIGFAISEVEKGKLLSEVLADYHFFPPFLIHMIKVGEETGELDKTLKKLADFYSFELERQSEVLISSLSPVLIVIVGLIVAFLVVSIFMPMFSLQQLLLR from the coding sequence ATGTTTTTCAGATATAAGTGTATTTCAGATAGTGGTGAAAAGGTTGAGGGTATTATTGAGGCAAGTGATAGAAGTAGTGCAGTTATTGAGCTTAAGAAAATTTTCTCTCTTGTTCTTGAGCTTAAGGAAGAGAAGGTGATAAGAAGAGCTCGTAGGATTAGTAAGAAGGATCTTATAACCTTTACTGATGTTTTGAGTATCTCCATAAACGCAGGTTTACCAATAGTTAAGGCTTTAGAGCTTGCTGGAGCTAATGTTCAAAATAAAACTTTTAGAGAGGTTTCAAATCTTATTATTTCGGCGGTTAGAAGTGGAAAACTACTTTCTGAAGCGTTATCTATGCATCCGGATGTCTTTGATACTCTGTATGTTAGTGTTGTTAGAGCTGGAGAATCCTCTGGGGAGCTTAGTCAGGCGTTTGATAGTCTTTCCAAATATCTTGAAAAATCTTTTAACATTGCATCAAAAATAAAGTCTGCAATGACTTATCCTATTATCATTCTTGCTGTAGCGGTGGGAGTTGTCATGTTTTTTCTCACTTCAATTGTGCCAAAGTTTTCGGAGATCTACTCCTATTACGCTACGGAATTACCAGAGATTACTCAAATAACGATAAGTGTTGGAAACTTCATGAAAGCTAATGCACTTTACGTTCTTTTTGTTTTGGGGGTAGGTGGCTTTTTGTTTAGCTATCTTTACAGAAATTTTGAAGAGTTTAGGAATTTACTCCAAAGGTTGCTGATAGGAGTTATTCCCGTTTTAGGTAATTTTCTACTTAAAAGTGAGATAGAAAGGTTTTCAAGAGTTATGTCTGTAATGTTGGTTAATAAGGTTATGATTCTTGAAGCTCTTGAAACCTCTTTGGGTGTTATGAGAATAGTTTTTCTTAAGAGAGCAATAGGATTTGCGATCTCAGAAGTGGAAAAGGGAAAACTTCTCTCAGAAGTTTTGGCAGACTATCATTTTTTCCCCCCATTTCTTATACATATGATAAAGGTAGGTGAAGAAACTGGGGAACTTGATAAAACGTTAAAAAAGCTTGCAGATTTTTACTCTTTTGAGCTAGAAAGACAATCTGAGGTTCTAATTTCCTCACTTTCACCAGTTTTGATAGTGATTGTTGGGTTGATTGTAGCTTTTCTAGTAGTGTCAATCTTTATGCCAATGTTTTCCTTACAACAGTTACTTTTGAGATAG